From the Homo sapiens chromosome 1, GRCh38.p14 Primary Assembly genome, one window contains:
- the MCOLN2 gene encoding mucolipin-2 isoform X4, with protein sequence MARQPYRFPQARIPERGSGVFRLTVRNAMAHRDSEMKEECLREDLKFYFMSPCEKYRARRQIPWKLGLQILKIVMVTTQLVRFGLSNQLVVAFKEDNTVAFKHLFLKGYSGTDEDDYSCSVYTQEDAYESIFFAINQYHQLKDITLGTLGYGENEDNRIGLKVCKQHYKKGTMFPSNETLNIDNDVELDCVQLDLQDLSKKPPDWKNSSFFRLEFYRLLQVEISFHLKGIDLQTIHSRELPDCYVFQNTIIFDNKAHSGKIKIYFDSDAKIEECKDLNIFGSTQKNAQYVLVFDAFVIVICLASLILCTRSIVLALRLRKRFLNFFLEKYKRPVCDTDQWEFING encoded by the exons AAATGCAATGGCACATCGTGATTCTGAGATGAAAGAAGAATGTCTAAGGGAAGACCTGAAGTTTTACTTCATGAGCCCTTGTGAAAAATACCGAGCCAGACGCCAGATTCCGTGGAAACTGGGTTTGCAGATTTTGAAGATAGTCATGGTCACCACACAG cttgtTCGTTTTGGTTTAAGTAACCAGCTGGTGGTTGCTTTCAAAGAAGATAACACTGTTGCTTTTAAGCACTTGTTTTTGAAAGGATATTCTGGTACAGATGAAGATGACTACAGCTGCAGTGTATATACTCAAGAGGATGCCTATGAGAGCATCTTTTTTGCTATTAATCAG TATCATCAGCTAAAGGACATTACCCTGGGGACCCTTGGTTatggagaaaatgaagacaatagaATTGGCTTAAAAGTCTGTAAGCAGCATTACAAGAAAGGGACCATGTTTCCTTCTAATGAGACACTGAATATTGACAACGACGTTGAGCTCG ATTGTGTTCAATTAGACCTTCAGGACCTCTCCAAGAAGCCTCCGGACTGGAAGAACTCATCATTCTTCAGACTGGAATTTTATcg gCTCTTACAGGTTGAAATCTCCTTTCATCTTAAAGGCATTGACCTACAGACAATTCATTCCCGTGAGTTACCAGACTGTTATGTCTTTCAGAATACG ATTATCTTTGACAATAAAGCTCACAGTGGCAAAATCAAAATCTATTTTGACAGTGATGCCAAAATTGAAGAATGTAAAGACTTGAACATATTTGGATCTA CTCAGAAAAATGCTCAGTATGTCCTGGTGTTTGATGCATTTGTCATTGTGATTTGCTTGGCATCTCTTATTCTGTGTACAAGATCCATTGTTCTTGCTCTAAGGTTACGGAAG agatttctaaatttcttcctggagAAGTACAAGCGGCCTGTGTGTGACACCGACCAGTGGGAGTTCATCAACGGCTG